The following proteins are co-located in the Lagenorhynchus albirostris chromosome 2, mLagAlb1.1, whole genome shotgun sequence genome:
- the FMO1 gene encoding LOW QUALITY PROTEIN: flavin-containing monooxygenase 1 (The sequence of the model RefSeq protein was modified relative to this genomic sequence to represent the inferred CDS: substituted 1 base at 1 genomic stop codon): protein MAKRVATVGAGVSGLASIKRCPEEGLEPTCFERSDDLGGLWRFTEHVEEGRASLYKSVVSNSCKEMSCYPDFPFPEDYPNYVPNSLFLEYLKMYANQFNLLKCIQFKTKVFSVTKRPDFSVTGQWEVVTLHEGKQESAIFDAVMVCTSFLTNPYLPLDSFPGINTIKGQYFHSXEYKHPDIFRGKRVLVIGMGNSGTDVAMEASHVAKKVSFLIVTEHPWAWVISQVFDSGYPWDTVLVMRFQTMFRNSLPTPVVNWLIARRMNSWFNRENYGLIPEDRTQLREPVLSNELPGHIITGKVLIKPSVKEVKENSVVFNNTPKEKPIDIIVFATGYTFAFPFLHETVVKVEDGQASLYKYIFPAHLQKPTLAVIGLIKPLGSMITTGERQARWAVQVLKGVNKLPPSSVMIEEVNARKKNKPSGFGLCYCKALQSHYIPCIDELLTYIDAKPNLFSLLLTDPRLALTIFFSPCTPYQFCLTGPGKWVGARNAIMTLWDQTFKVTKTRVVQESPSPFASLLKLFSFLALLVAIFLIFL, encoded by the exons GAACATGTTGAAGAAGGCAGAGCCAGCCTCTACAAGTCTGTGGTTTCCAACAGCTGCAAGGAGATGTCTTGTTACCCAGACTTTCCATTCCCAGAAGATTATCCAAACTATGTGCCAAATTCTCTATTCCTGGAATATCTCAAAATGTATGCAAACCAGTTCAACCTTCTGAAATGCATTCAATTCAAG ACTAAAGTCTTCAGTGTAACAAAACGCCCAGATTTTTCTGTTACCGGCCAATGGGAGGTAGTCACTCTGCATGAAGGGAAGCAAGAGTCAGCCATCTTTGACGCTGTCATGGTCTGCACTAGTTTTCTTACTAACCCATATTTGCCACTGGACTCCTTTCCAG gtaTAAATACTATTAAAGGCCAGTATTTTCATAGCTGAGAGTATAAACATCCAGATATATTTAGAGGCAAGAGAGTTCTTGTGATTGGAATGGGGAATTCTGGCACAGACGTTGCTATGGAGGCCAGCCACGTGGCAAAGAAGGTATCATTCTTGAT AGTTACTGAACACCCCTGGGCGTGGGTGATCAGCCAGGTCTTTGACTCAGGCTACCCATGGGACACGGTGCTCGTGATGCGATTTCAGACCATGTTCAGAAATTCTCTCCCAACTCCAGTTGTGAATTGGTTGATAGCAAGAAGGATGAACAGCTGGTTCAATCGTGAAAATTATGGCTTAATACCAGAAGACAG GACACAACTAAGAGAGCCTGTGCTAAGTAATGAGCTCCCAGGCCATATCATCACTGGGAAAGTGCTCATCAAGCCAAGCGTAAAGGAGGTGAAGGAAAACTCTGTTGTATTTAACAACACCCCAAAGGAAAAGCCCATTGATATCATTGTCTTTGCCACTGGATACACCTTTGCTTTCCCCTTCCTCCATGAGACTGTGGTGAAAGTTGAAGATGGCCAAGCATCACTGTACAAGTACATCTTCCCTGCACATCTGCAAAAGCCAACCCTGGCTGTTATTGGCCTCATCAAACCCTTGGGTTCCATGATAACCACAGGGGAAAGGCAAGCTCGATGGGCTGTTCAGGTCCTGAAAG GTGTTAATAAATTACCACCATCGAGCGTCATGATAGAGGAAgttaatgcaagaaaaaaaaacaagcccaGTGG GTTTGGCTTGTGTTACTGCAAAGCTTTACAATCCCATTATATCCCATGCATAGATGAACTCCTGACCTATATCGATGCAAAGCCCAACCTGTTCTCTCTGCTCCTGACAGATCCACGCCTGGCTTTGACCATCTTCTTCAGCCCATGCACACCATACCAGTTCTGTTTGACCGGCCCAGGGAAATGGGTAGGAGCCAGAAATGCTATCATGACCCTGTGGGACCAAACATTCAAGGTCACAAAAACTAGAGTTGTACAAGAATCCCCTTCTCCCTTTGCAAGCTTACTTAAACTCTTCAGCTTTCTAGCTTTGCTTGTGGCCATTTTCCTGATTTTCCTATAA